The Calditrichota bacterium genome includes a window with the following:
- a CDS encoding J domain-containing protein, with product MSRHPDPYAVLGLAPSADLKEVRAAFRRLARIHHPDANPGDARADALFRRAREAYEQILSSSKARRSEAARGRDVKVRVFLTLPEAFLGCRKTLRYPQRQDGEGFPEQTREVSVQIPAGVRDGSSFRYADEGHMGPGGAGSLVVIAVLKPDRYFEVRGNNLHYSLLVGIDSYVEGGQSRLPHPGGTISIDIPPRFVPGMVLKLAGRGLPAYDGHPAGDLLVKLDLCLPKKLSRRERETLSLLLELPGFKVPVDEQGFQPRE from the coding sequence ATGTCACGCCATCCAGACCCATATGCCGTTCTGGGGCTGGCGCCGTCCGCAGACCTGAAGGAGGTGCGCGCTGCCTTTCGCCGTCTGGCGCGTATCCATCATCCCGATGCCAATCCGGGAGACGCCAGAGCGGATGCACTCTTCCGGCGGGCGCGTGAAGCCTATGAGCAGATCCTCTCGAGTAGCAAGGCACGCCGGAGCGAGGCGGCGCGAGGCAGAGACGTTAAGGTCCGGGTCTTTCTGACGCTCCCCGAAGCCTTCTTAGGCTGTCGCAAGACGCTTCGCTACCCGCAGCGACAGGACGGGGAGGGCTTCCCCGAGCAGACCCGTGAAGTAAGTGTTCAGATTCCTGCGGGCGTGCGCGATGGCAGCAGCTTCCGATATGCGGACGAAGGGCATATGGGACCAGGCGGGGCGGGCAGTCTGGTCGTAATCGCAGTGCTGAAACCGGATCGCTACTTCGAGGTGCGCGGGAACAATCTACACTACAGCCTGTTAGTAGGAATTGACTCCTATGTCGAAGGCGGACAGTCACGGTTGCCACATCCGGGGGGAACGATCTCCATCGACATCCCGCCTCGATTTGTGCCCGGGATGGTGCTGAAACTGGCCGGACGGGGACTCCCGGCTTATGATGGCCACCCGGCCGGGGACCTGTTGGTGAAGTTGGACCTTTGCCTGCCGAAGAAACTCTCGCGGCGGGAGCGCGAGACGTTAAGTCTATTGCTGGAATTGCCCGGTTTTAAAGTGCCGGTCGATGAGCAGGGCTTTCAGCCGCGTGAGTGA
- a CDS encoding sporulation protein, translating into MTNAQEIIDTILSRLKGLASTETVVGQPVTVGNVTLLPVIKVSIGFAAGSGEGSGGDEKRGQGSGGGGGGGGGASVQPVGFLAYDGEQIRYIPVGKGKLDALLDTVPEILQKLGIAKGKDEKKE; encoded by the coding sequence ATGACCAATGCGCAAGAGATCATCGATACCATTCTGAGCCGCCTGAAAGGGCTTGCTTCGACAGAGACCGTTGTAGGCCAGCCGGTAACGGTAGGCAATGTGACGTTGCTTCCGGTGATCAAGGTCTCTATCGGCTTTGCGGCCGGGTCGGGAGAAGGCAGCGGCGGAGACGAGAAAAGAGGGCAGGGTAGCGGCGGGGGTGGCGGCGGAGGAGGGGGCGCGAGTGTTCAGCCGGTCGGGTTTCTTGCTTACGACGGCGAGCAGATCCGATACATTCCGGTTGGCAAGGGAAAACTCGACGCGCTCCTCGACACCGTGCCGGAGATCCTGCAGAAGTTGGGGATCGCGAAGGGGAAGGACGAGAAGAAGGAGTAG